In one Chloroflexota bacterium genomic region, the following are encoded:
- a CDS encoding winged helix-turn-helix domain-containing protein, with protein sequence MRVNRRRSDIEIIADMLKIGENGAGKTEIMYSANMSYSQIQKYLGYLVANGYIDKMKMGNPSVTYQVSDSGLRLLQLINNIKEMLGLDEDYSL encoded by the coding sequence GTGAGGGTAAATCGGCGGCGCTCTGATATTGAAATCATTGCCGATATGCTAAAAATAGGCGAGAATGGCGCGGGCAAAACGGAAATCATGTACAGCGCCAATATGAGCTATAGTCAGATACAGAAGTATCTCGGCTACCTTGTGGCTAACGGCTATATCGACAAGATGAAGATGGGCAACCCCTCCGTGACCTACCAGGTTTCGGACAGCGGCCTGAGACTGCTTCAGCTGATAAATAACATCAAGGAAATGCTCGGGCTTGATGAG